The following proteins come from a genomic window of Streptomyces sp. NBC_00539:
- a CDS encoding acyl-CoA dehydrogenase family protein produces the protein MQRRIFDADHEAFRETVRTFLAKEVLPHYEQWEQDGIVSRDAWRAAGRQGLLGLAVPEEYGGGGNTDFRYAAVIAEEFTRAGAPGLAIGLHNDIIGPYLTSLATEEQRRRWLPGFCSGETITAIAMTEPGAGSDLQGIRTSAEDRGDHWLLNGSKTFISNGILADLVIVVAKTTPEGGAHGLSLLVVERGAEGFERGRNLEKIGQKAQDTAELFFHDVRVPKENLLGEPNGAFLHLMTNLAQERLGIAMAAIAAAEHLLEITTTYVKEREAFGRPLSKLQHIRFEIAEMATECAVTRAFLDRCIVDHSNGELDHVHASMAKWWATELQKRVADRCLQLHGGYGYMSEYRVARAFTDGRIQTIYGGTTEIMKEIIGRSLLG, from the coding sequence ATGCAACGCCGCATCTTCGACGCCGACCACGAGGCGTTCCGCGAGACCGTACGCACCTTCCTCGCCAAAGAGGTGCTGCCGCACTACGAGCAGTGGGAGCAGGACGGCATCGTCAGCCGCGACGCCTGGCGCGCCGCCGGCCGGCAGGGCCTGCTGGGGCTCGCCGTACCCGAGGAGTACGGAGGCGGAGGGAACACCGACTTCCGCTACGCCGCCGTTATCGCCGAGGAGTTCACCCGGGCGGGCGCGCCGGGGCTCGCGATCGGTCTGCACAACGACATCATCGGGCCGTACCTCACCTCCCTGGCCACCGAGGAACAAAGGCGCCGCTGGCTCCCGGGCTTCTGCTCCGGCGAGACCATCACGGCGATCGCGATGACGGAGCCCGGGGCCGGCTCGGACCTCCAGGGGATCCGCACGAGCGCCGAGGACCGGGGCGACCACTGGCTGCTCAACGGCTCCAAGACCTTCATCTCCAACGGCATCCTGGCCGACCTGGTGATCGTGGTCGCGAAGACGACCCCCGAGGGCGGGGCGCACGGCCTGTCCCTGCTGGTCGTCGAGCGCGGGGCGGAGGGCTTCGAGCGCGGCCGCAACCTGGAGAAGATCGGCCAGAAGGCGCAGGACACCGCCGAGTTGTTCTTCCACGACGTACGGGTCCCGAAGGAGAACCTGCTCGGCGAACCGAACGGCGCCTTCCTCCACCTGATGACCAACCTGGCCCAGGAGCGGCTGGGCATCGCGATGGCGGCCATCGCCGCCGCCGAGCACCTGCTGGAGATCACGACCACGTACGTGAAGGAGCGCGAGGCCTTCGGCCGGCCGCTCTCCAAGCTCCAGCACATCCGGTTCGAGATAGCGGAGATGGCGACCGAGTGCGCCGTCACGCGGGCGTTCCTGGACCGGTGCATCGTGGACCACTCGAACGGCGAGCTGGACCACGTCCACGCCTCGATGGCCAAGTGGTGGGCCACCGAGCTCCAGAAGCGGGTCGCGGACCGCTGCCTGCAGCTGCACGGCGGCTACGGGTACATGAGCGAGTACCGGGTCGCGCGGGCCTTCACCGACGGCCGCATCCAGACCATCTACGGCGGCACGACCGAGATCATGAAAGAGATCATCGGCCGCTCCCTCCTCGGCTAG
- a CDS encoding LLM class F420-dependent oxidoreductase, with protein sequence MELSMMLDYSGDPRRAADEAAALEAAGLDAVWVAEAWGFDSPTIMGYLAARTERMRIGSAILNVYSRTPALIAQTAAGLDAMSGGRAMLGLGASGPQVVEGWHGKPYDKPIGRTRETVELCRRIWRRETIEHHGITDMPLPPEKGGRLGKPLKMLTRPVRPAVPVYVASLGPANVAMTAEIADGWLPTLFLPEKADAVWGGPLAEGAARRDPGLGPLQVVAGGLLAIGEDAAAVRDLARPQIALYVGGMGAAGKNFYNDLAVAYGYEEEARKIQELYLSGRKRDAAAAVPDEFCELMTLCGPAGYVRERVEAFRSAGVTMLNVTPVGPEPARLIETVKSWL encoded by the coding sequence ATGGAACTGTCCATGATGCTCGACTACTCGGGCGATCCGCGCCGGGCCGCGGACGAGGCGGCCGCGCTGGAGGCGGCCGGGCTCGACGCGGTGTGGGTCGCCGAGGCCTGGGGCTTCGACTCCCCGACGATCATGGGTTACCTGGCGGCCCGCACCGAGCGCATGCGGATCGGCTCCGCCATCTTGAACGTCTACTCGCGCACTCCCGCCCTCATCGCCCAGACCGCCGCCGGCCTCGACGCGATGTCCGGCGGCCGGGCCATGCTCGGCCTCGGCGCGTCCGGCCCCCAAGTGGTCGAGGGCTGGCACGGCAAACCGTACGACAAGCCCATCGGCCGCACCCGCGAGACGGTCGAGCTGTGCCGCCGGATCTGGCGCCGCGAGACCATCGAGCACCACGGCATCACCGACATGCCCCTGCCGCCCGAGAAGGGCGGCCGGCTCGGCAAGCCCCTGAAGATGCTGACCCGGCCCGTGCGCCCGGCCGTCCCGGTCTACGTCGCCTCGCTCGGCCCGGCGAACGTGGCGATGACCGCGGAGATCGCCGACGGCTGGCTGCCCACCCTCTTCCTGCCGGAGAAGGCGGACGCCGTGTGGGGCGGCCCGCTCGCCGAGGGCGCCGCCCGCCGGGACCCCGGGCTCGGCCCGCTCCAGGTCGTCGCGGGCGGCCTCCTCGCGATCGGTGAGGACGCGGCCGCCGTCCGGGACCTCGCGCGCCCGCAGATCGCCCTGTACGTCGGCGGCATGGGCGCGGCCGGCAAGAACTTCTACAACGACCTCGCCGTCGCGTACGGCTACGAGGAGGAGGCCCGGAAGATCCAGGAGCTCTACCTCAGCGGCCGCAAGCGCGACGCGGCGGCCGCCGTCCCGGACGAGTTCTGCGAGCTCATGACGCTGTGCGGACCCGCCGGCTACGTCCGCGAGCGCGTCGAGGCGTTCCGCAGCGCGGGCGTCACCATGCTCAACGTCACGCCCGTCGGCCCCGAGCCGGCCCGGCTGATCGAAACCGTCAAGAGCTGGCTCTAG
- a CDS encoding CaiB/BaiF CoA transferase family protein has translation MAVSGTGPLAGVRVVELAGIGPGPFAAMLLADLGADVVRVDRPGGGGLAVDPAYDVTNRNKRSVLVDLKAPEGPGRVLELVERADVLIEGFRPGVAERLGVGPADCHARNPKLVYGRMTGWGQDGPLAHTAGHDIAYIAVTGALGMIGSPGEPPAVPANLVGDYAGGSLYLVIGVLAALRHARTPEGTGQVVDAAIVDGTAHLTAMIHGMMAAGGWQDRRGANLLDGGCPFYGTYETSDGGYMAVGALEQQFYDTFVELLGIAEQAPARKDPARWDELREAVAARFKSRTRAEWTAVFEGSDACVAPVLSLGEAPHHPHLAARGTFTDFGGITQPAPAPRFSATPATVTRGPAQPGADTGSVARDWDVPNLLEKGA, from the coding sequence ATGGCAGTGTCCGGTACCGGCCCGCTCGCCGGAGTACGCGTCGTCGAACTGGCCGGGATCGGCCCGGGCCCGTTCGCGGCGATGCTCCTCGCCGACCTCGGCGCGGACGTGGTCCGCGTGGACCGCCCCGGGGGCGGCGGACTCGCCGTCGATCCGGCGTACGACGTGACCAACCGCAACAAGCGCTCCGTCCTGGTCGACCTGAAAGCCCCCGAGGGCCCGGGCCGGGTACTGGAGCTCGTGGAACGGGCCGACGTACTGATCGAGGGGTTCCGCCCCGGGGTGGCCGAGCGGCTCGGCGTCGGCCCGGCCGACTGCCACGCCCGCAACCCGAAGCTCGTCTACGGCCGGATGACCGGCTGGGGCCAGGACGGCCCGCTCGCCCACACCGCCGGGCACGACATCGCGTACATCGCCGTCACCGGCGCCCTCGGGATGATCGGCAGCCCGGGCGAGCCCCCGGCCGTCCCCGCCAACCTCGTCGGCGACTACGCCGGCGGATCGCTCTACCTCGTCATCGGCGTCCTCGCCGCCCTCCGGCACGCCCGCACCCCCGAAGGGACCGGCCAGGTCGTGGACGCCGCCATCGTCGACGGGACGGCCCACCTCACCGCCATGATCCACGGCATGATGGCGGCCGGCGGCTGGCAGGACCGGCGCGGCGCCAACCTGCTCGACGGCGGCTGCCCCTTCTACGGGACCTACGAGACCTCCGACGGCGGGTACATGGCGGTCGGGGCACTGGAGCAGCAGTTCTACGACACCTTCGTGGAGCTTCTCGGCATCGCGGAGCAGGCTCCCGCCCGCAAGGACCCCGCCCGCTGGGACGAGCTGCGCGAGGCCGTCGCCGCCCGCTTCAAGTCCCGTACCCGGGCCGAGTGGACGGCCGTCTTCGAAGGCTCGGACGCCTGCGTGGCGCCCGTGCTGTCCCTGGGCGAGGCACCGCACCACCCGCACCTCGCGGCCCGGGGCACCTTCACCGACTTCGGCGGGATCACCCAGCCCGCCCCCGCGCCCCGCTTCTCCGCGACCCCGGCCACCGTCACGCGCGGCCCCGCGCAGCCGGGGGCGGACACCGGATCCGTGGCGCGGGACTGGGACGTGCCGAACCTGCTGGAGAAGGGCGCCTGA
- a CDS encoding MmcQ/YjbR family DNA-binding protein, which yields MEASVKGAVRKWQQVREFALGLPEAVEEFPWGPGDCVVKVNKKIFVFLGNTDGPQPPGLSVKLKDEALHGHAMTFPGAEPTGYGLGRAGWVTLSLGGTGAPPAEVLCEWVEESYRTVALKRHIKELDARIRADG from the coding sequence GTGGAGGCGTCGGTGAAAGGTGCGGTGCGCAAGTGGCAGCAGGTGCGCGAGTTCGCCCTGGGGCTGCCCGAGGCAGTCGAGGAGTTCCCCTGGGGGCCCGGGGACTGCGTGGTAAAGGTCAACAAGAAGATCTTCGTCTTTCTGGGCAATACCGACGGCCCGCAGCCGCCCGGCCTCTCGGTGAAGCTCAAGGACGAGGCGCTGCACGGCCACGCGATGACCTTTCCCGGCGCCGAGCCCACGGGGTACGGCCTCGGCCGGGCCGGGTGGGTCACCCTGTCTCTGGGCGGGACGGGGGCGCCCCCGGCGGAGGTGCTGTGCGAGTGGGTCGAGGAGAGCTACCGCACCGTCGCGCTCAAACGCCACATCAAGGAACTCGACGCGCGGATCCGGGCAGATGGCTAA
- a CDS encoding saccharopine dehydrogenase family protein — translation MNDRVHRTERQRAYDLVLFGATGFVGTLTAEYLAAHAPAGCRWALAGRDLGKLERLRERLAALEPACATLPLVRADASDARAVRELAASTRVLATTVGPYIWYGAELVAACAEAGTDYVDLTGEPEFIDRMYVAHDARARETGARLVHACGFDSIPADLGTYFTVNRLPSGVPLRVDGFMRSNALLSGGTLASGLTAMSRGPQTLAAARERRLYEPRLPGRRVRGSGGAPRFSRETGAWALPLPTLDPRVVARSATALERYGPDFRYRHYAAVEHLPVAVGATAAVGATLALAQVPAARRWLMSRWEPGRGPDAQRRARSWFTVRFVGTGGGRRIFTEVSGGDPGYGETAKMLAESALCLAYDALPETSGQLTTAVAMGDALLDRLQKAGIRFRVAAETAG, via the coding sequence ATGAACGACCGGGTTCACCGCACAGAACGGCAACGCGCCTACGACCTCGTGCTTTTCGGCGCGACCGGATTCGTGGGCACCCTGACCGCCGAGTACCTCGCCGCCCACGCCCCGGCCGGCTGCCGGTGGGCCCTCGCGGGCCGGGACCTCGGCAAGCTGGAGCGGCTGCGCGAACGCCTCGCCGCCCTGGAACCGGCGTGCGCGACCCTGCCGCTGGTCCGCGCGGACGCCTCCGACGCACGGGCCGTACGGGAACTGGCCGCCTCCACGCGGGTGCTGGCCACGACCGTCGGGCCCTACATCTGGTACGGCGCGGAACTGGTCGCGGCGTGCGCGGAGGCGGGCACCGACTACGTGGACCTGACCGGCGAGCCGGAGTTCATCGACCGGATGTACGTCGCCCACGACGCGCGGGCCCGGGAAACCGGCGCGCGGCTGGTGCACGCCTGCGGGTTCGACTCGATCCCGGCCGACCTCGGGACGTACTTCACGGTGAACCGGCTGCCGTCCGGGGTGCCGCTGCGGGTCGACGGTTTCATGCGCTCCAACGCCCTGCTCTCCGGCGGGACCCTGGCCTCCGGCCTCACCGCGATGAGCCGGGGTCCGCAGACCCTGGCCGCCGCCCGGGAGCGCCGGCTGTACGAGCCCCGGCTGCCGGGCCGCCGCGTACGGGGCTCCGGGGGCGCGCCGCGGTTCAGCCGCGAGACCGGCGCGTGGGCGCTGCCGCTGCCGACGCTCGACCCGCGCGTCGTGGCCCGCTCGGCCACCGCCCTGGAGCGGTACGGCCCGGACTTCCGTTACCGGCACTACGCGGCGGTGGAGCACCTGCCGGTCGCGGTGGGTGCCACGGCGGCGGTGGGGGCGACGCTGGCGCTGGCCCAGGTACCCGCCGCCCGGCGGTGGTTGATGAGCCGCTGGGAACCGGGCCGGGGCCCGGACGCGCAGCGGCGCGCGCGCAGCTGGTTCACCGTCCGTTTCGTGGGGACGGGTGGGGGACGGCGGATCTTCACGGAGGTCTCGGGCGGCGACCCCGGCTACGGCGAGACGGCGAAGATGCTGGCCGAGTCGGCCCTGTGCCTGGCCTACGACGCCCTCCCGGAAACCTCCGGCCAGCTCACCACGGCGGTGGCCATGGGCGACGCCCTGCTGGACCGCCTCCAGAAGGCCGGCATCCGCTTCCGCGTGGCGGCCGAAACGGCGGGCTGA
- a CDS encoding endonuclease V yields MTTSKTPADETEARAIQDELRRGLVLDEPGPPPGAGLVAGVDVAYDDERDLVAAAAVVLDAATLEVVEERTAVGRVSFPYVPGLLAFRELPTVLAALDALTVTPGLVVCDGYGLAHPRGFGLACHLGVVTGLPSIGVAKNPFTFTYEEPGARRGDAAPLLAADGAVVGRALRTQDGIKPVYVSVGHRVSLDNACAHTLALSPHYRLPETTRRADSLCRRALREATRTG; encoded by the coding sequence ATGACGACCTCCAAGACCCCTGCCGACGAGACCGAAGCACGAGCGATACAGGACGAACTGCGCCGCGGCCTGGTGCTGGACGAGCCCGGGCCGCCTCCGGGTGCGGGGCTCGTCGCCGGAGTGGACGTCGCCTACGACGACGAACGCGACCTGGTCGCCGCCGCGGCCGTGGTCCTCGACGCGGCCACCTTGGAAGTGGTCGAGGAGCGCACCGCGGTCGGGCGCGTCAGCTTCCCCTACGTACCGGGACTGCTCGCCTTCCGCGAACTGCCCACCGTGCTGGCGGCACTCGACGCCCTGACCGTCACGCCGGGCCTCGTCGTCTGCGACGGCTACGGGCTCGCCCACCCGCGCGGCTTCGGCCTCGCCTGCCACCTGGGGGTGGTGACCGGGCTGCCGAGCATCGGCGTGGCGAAGAACCCGTTCACCTTCACCTACGAGGAACCCGGCGCCCGGCGGGGCGACGCGGCCCCGCTCCTCGCGGCCGACGGCGCCGTCGTGGGGCGGGCCCTGCGCACCCAGGACGGGATCAAGCCGGTCTACGTCTCCGTCGGCCACCGCGTCTCGCTCGACAACGCATGCGCCCACACCCTCGCCCTCAGCCCCCACTACCGCCTCCCCGAGACCACCCGCCGCGCCGACTCCCTGTGCCGGCGCGCCCTGCGCGAGGCCACGCGGACCGGGTAG
- a CDS encoding YciI family protein: MFIMELTYTAPLEAVDAQMDAHIAWLDRYYASGVFLASGRKVPREGGVILAGGISRSEAEEITAGDPFVVAGVCSYRITEFVATKTSAELAAVREELPAV, encoded by the coding sequence ATGTTCATCATGGAGCTCACCTACACAGCGCCGCTCGAAGCCGTCGACGCACAGATGGACGCCCACATCGCGTGGCTGGACCGCTACTACGCGTCCGGCGTCTTCCTCGCCTCGGGGCGCAAGGTGCCGCGCGAGGGCGGCGTGATCCTGGCCGGCGGCATCTCCCGCTCGGAGGCGGAGGAGATCACCGCCGGGGACCCGTTCGTCGTGGCCGGCGTCTGCTCCTACCGCATCACCGAGTTCGTGGCCACGAAGACCTCGGCGGAACTCGCCGCCGTCCGGGAGGAACTCCCGGCGGTCTGA
- a CDS encoding WD40/YVTN/BNR-like repeat-containing protein, producing the protein MRLLGVGVCLVALAVAAPAVSAQADTGGPGDGPHDLRGAGWVLKATGKDIVRLRGLAAVSRSAAWVAGSKGTVLRTADGGRSWHDVSPPEAVAQGLELRDIEAFDERRAVALSIGEGEASRVLRTEDGGATWTESFRNTDPRAFYDCLTFFDARHGLALSDPVDGRFRLLATDDGGRSWQVLPAAAMPEALPGEAGFAASGQCLVAAGPRDVLIATGGGAVSRVLRSGDRGRTWSATASPVPAGDPAKGVFALAFRDRTTGLAVGGDYRADQASPLAAAVSSDGGRTWRASEAPPPAYRSGAAWYPHSRGTALAVGPTGTDVTPDGGRTWRALDAGSYDTVDCSPDGGCWAAGEKGRVGRLERR; encoded by the coding sequence ATGAGACTTCTGGGAGTTGGGGTGTGCCTGGTGGCGCTGGCGGTGGCGGCCCCGGCCGTGTCCGCGCAGGCGGACACGGGTGGTCCGGGTGACGGCCCGCACGACCTGCGCGGGGCGGGCTGGGTGCTCAAGGCCACGGGCAAGGACATCGTCCGCTTGCGCGGGCTCGCGGCGGTCAGCCGCTCCGCGGCCTGGGTGGCCGGCTCCAAGGGGACGGTGCTGCGCACCGCGGACGGGGGGCGCAGCTGGCACGACGTCTCGCCGCCGGAAGCGGTCGCCCAGGGGCTGGAACTGCGCGACATCGAGGCCTTCGACGAGCGCCGGGCGGTCGCGCTGTCCATCGGGGAGGGCGAGGCCTCGCGTGTCCTGCGGACCGAGGACGGCGGCGCGACATGGACCGAAAGCTTCCGCAACACCGACCCACGGGCCTTCTACGACTGCCTGACCTTCTTCGACGCCCGCCACGGGCTCGCGCTGAGCGACCCGGTGGACGGCCGGTTCAGGCTCCTGGCCACCGACGACGGCGGGCGGAGCTGGCAGGTGCTGCCGGCCGCCGCGATGCCGGAGGCGTTGCCGGGCGAGGCGGGCTTCGCCGCGAGCGGACAGTGCCTGGTCGCCGCCGGACCGCGGGACGTCCTGATCGCCACCGGAGGGGGCGCGGTCTCCCGGGTGTTGCGGTCGGGGGACCGCGGCCGTACCTGGAGCGCCACCGCATCGCCCGTTCCGGCGGGGGACCCGGCCAAGGGCGTTTTCGCGCTCGCCTTCCGCGACCGTACGACGGGCCTCGCGGTCGGCGGCGACTACCGCGCCGACCAGGCCTCCCCGCTGGCCGCGGCCGTGTCCTCGGACGGGGGACGCACCTGGCGCGCCTCCGAGGCGCCGCCGCCCGCCTACCGGTCCGGCGCGGCCTGGTACCCGCACTCCCGTGGTACCGCGCTGGCCGTGGGCCCGACCGGCACGGACGTGACGCCGGACGGGGGCCGGACCTGGCGGGCGCTGGACGCGGGCTCGTACGACACCGTCGACTGCTCGCCCGACGGCGGCTGCTGGGCGGCGGGGGAGAAGGGGCGGGTGGGCAGGCTGGAGCGGCGTTGA
- a CDS encoding (4Fe-4S)-binding protein, with the protein MPPEDPHPQHTAQDPKPYAGKHITVTYGTGRCLHAAECVGGLPEVFDSGQRPWVQPDGAEPERVAEVIRRCPSGALQYRLTEGPAEEPDRPTSVVRSSAGQLVLRGELVVTRPDGTVRQETRVMLCACGMSGNQPYCDHSGPCGHD; encoded by the coding sequence ATGCCTCCCGAGGACCCGCATCCGCAGCACACGGCGCAGGACCCGAAGCCCTACGCGGGCAAGCACATCACCGTCACCTACGGGACCGGCCGCTGTCTGCACGCCGCCGAGTGCGTCGGCGGGCTGCCCGAGGTCTTCGACTCCGGGCAGCGCCCCTGGGTGCAGCCCGACGGGGCCGAGCCGGAGCGGGTGGCGGAGGTGATCCGCCGCTGCCCCTCGGGGGCGCTCCAGTACCGGCTCACCGAGGGGCCGGCCGAGGAACCGGACCGGCCGACGAGCGTCGTACGGTCGTCGGCGGGCCAGTTGGTCCTGCGCGGCGAACTGGTGGTGACCAGGCCGGACGGCACCGTCCGACAGGAGACCAGGGTGATGCTTTGCGCCTGTGGGATGAGCGGTAATCAGCCGTACTGCGACCACTCCGGGCCCTGTGGCCACGACTGA
- a CDS encoding SsgA family sporulation/cell division regulator, whose amino-acid sequence MITVIEQAVQARLVATAPKVETVPVTLCYDRSDPFAVRMAFPGPATLEGVEVSWTFARELLEAGLRRPAGSGDVRVRPYDGERTSIEFHAPEGVAIVLMGTRDLHRFLERAATVTPPGLEHLYLDLDHGLAELMRGPR is encoded by the coding sequence TTGATCACTGTCATCGAGCAGGCCGTGCAGGCCCGACTGGTCGCCACCGCGCCGAAGGTCGAGACCGTGCCCGTCACGCTGTGCTACGACCGCTCGGATCCCTTCGCCGTCCGCATGGCGTTCCCCGGCCCCGCGACGCTGGAGGGCGTCGAGGTCTCCTGGACCTTCGCGCGCGAGCTGCTGGAGGCGGGACTGCGCCGCCCCGCCGGCTCGGGTGACGTGCGCGTGCGCCCGTACGACGGCGAGCGGACCAGCATCGAGTTCCACGCGCCCGAGGGCGTCGCGATCGTGCTCATGGGGACCCGCGACCTGCACCGGTTCCTGGAGCGGGCCGCGACGGTCACACCGCCGGGGCTGGAGCACCTCTACCTCGACCTGGACCACGGCCTGGCCGAGCTGATGCGCGGCCCCCGCTGA